Proteins found in one Acidobacteriota bacterium genomic segment:
- a CDS encoding pilus assembly protein N-terminal domain-containing protein, giving the protein MSMFMSLTRMRPRAFQVALPVFIIIILVAAPQAQVQSVSYSSDGRPAPAASTSVIDLLVGRSTVLNVGAAISRVSLTVPDVADALVTAPQQILIHGKAPGTISLFVWEKTGAIRTFEVTVRRDLSVLSNQLRQLFPGEPISVTGSGKDVVLSGKVSTPYVVEKAAEVAIAYAEKKENVVNLLKMQEGIASNQVMLRVRFAEVSRSALQELGASYFANNYESEWFGRAGTGQFPGPDFEDGKLLFSDFLNLFVFNAKEGIGAVMKALSNKGLFQSLAEPNLIAVDGKEASFLAGGEYPYPVATPTSGAVAISIMFKEFGVRLNFTPTILGDEMVRLKVRPEVSALDFSNAITLEGFRVPALSTRRTETEVELQNGQTFAIAGLLNNTLNQSMSKVPGIGDIPILGLLFRSRAHQKNQTELVVMITPYIVRRGSHGVSEGLPNMVAPFIGPPNKTIAPPPAYTNSPRYGASQPGSEVSVQPKQAPAQQPAVSAPPQQPQRATQPVSPAPVQKAETPAAAAPQARAPSKKELKQIEEARKREQEQRALEAKRQAEAEKAAARAAAEQKKQQEEEARAALKKAEEDKKKLEAAASEQAKRDATVARKAAEDRKKAEEDRKKAEEQQKKLAAEEAKRQKALAEAEAKLKEAQSAYEAVVRAAPNTRPIP; this is encoded by the coding sequence ATGAGCATGTTCATGTCATTGACGCGCATGCGGCCGCGGGCCTTCCAGGTCGCGCTGCCGGTTTTCATCATCATCATCCTGGTCGCCGCGCCGCAGGCGCAGGTCCAGAGCGTTTCGTACTCGAGCGACGGCAGGCCCGCTCCGGCGGCCTCCACCAGCGTCATCGACCTGCTCGTCGGCCGATCGACCGTGCTCAACGTCGGCGCCGCGATTTCGCGCGTGTCGCTGACGGTCCCCGACGTCGCCGACGCGCTCGTGACCGCACCGCAGCAGATCCTGATCCACGGCAAGGCGCCGGGCACGATCTCGCTGTTCGTCTGGGAGAAGACCGGCGCGATTCGCACGTTCGAGGTCACGGTGCGCCGCGACCTGAGCGTGCTCTCCAACCAGCTGCGCCAGCTGTTCCCCGGCGAGCCGATCTCGGTCACCGGCAGCGGCAAGGACGTCGTCCTCTCCGGCAAGGTGTCCACGCCGTACGTCGTCGAGAAGGCGGCGGAAGTGGCGATCGCCTACGCCGAGAAGAAAGAGAACGTCGTCAACCTGCTGAAGATGCAGGAAGGCATCGCGTCGAACCAGGTCATGCTGCGCGTGCGCTTCGCGGAAGTCAGCCGCAGCGCGCTGCAGGAGCTGGGCGCGAGCTACTTCGCCAACAACTACGAGTCGGAGTGGTTCGGCCGCGCCGGCACCGGGCAGTTCCCGGGCCCCGACTTCGAGGACGGCAAGCTGCTCTTCAGCGACTTCCTGAACCTGTTCGTGTTCAACGCGAAGGAAGGCATCGGCGCCGTCATGAAGGCGCTGTCGAACAAGGGCCTGTTCCAGAGCCTCGCGGAGCCGAACCTGATCGCGGTTGACGGCAAGGAAGCCAGCTTCCTCGCCGGAGGCGAGTATCCGTACCCCGTGGCGACGCCCACCTCGGGCGCCGTCGCGATCTCGATCATGTTCAAGGAGTTCGGCGTCCGCCTGAACTTCACGCCCACGATTCTCGGCGACGAGATGGTGCGTCTGAAGGTCCGGCCGGAAGTGAGCGCCCTGGACTTCAGCAACGCGATCACGCTCGAAGGGTTCCGCGTGCCGGCGCTCTCGACCCGCCGCACGGAGACGGAAGTCGAGCTGCAGAACGGCCAGACCTTCGCCATCGCCGGATTGCTGAACAACACGCTGAACCAGTCGATGTCGAAGGTTCCCGGCATCGGTGACATCCCGATCCTCGGGCTGCTGTTCCGCAGCCGGGCGCACCAGAAGAACCAGACCGAGCTGGTCGTGATGATCACCCCCTACATCGTTCGCCGCGGATCGCACGGCGTGTCCGAGGGTCTGCCGAACATGGTTGCGCCCTTCATCGGCCCTCCCAACAAGACGATCGCGCCGCCGCCGGCGTATACCAACTCGCCGCGCTACGGCGCATCGCAGCCGGGGAGCGAGGTGTCGGTTCAGCCGAAGCAGGCGCCCGCGCAGCAGCCCGCGGTGAGCGCCCCGCCGCAGCAGCCGCAGCGCGCCACGCAGCCGGTATCGCCCGCGCCGGTGCAGAAGGCGGAAACGCCCGCCGCGGCCGCGCCGCAGGCCAGGGCCCCGTCGAAGAAAGAGCTGAAGCAGATCGAGGAGGCGCGCAAGCGCGAGCAGGAGCAGCGCGCCCTCGAGGCGAAGCGCCAGGCGGAGGCGGAAAAGGCCGCCGCCCGCGCCGCGGCCGAACAGAAGAAGCAGCAGGAAGAGGAAGCGCGCGCCGCGCTGAAGAAGGCCGAAGAGGACAAGAAGAAGCTCGAAGCGGCCGCGAGCGAGCAGGCGAAGCGCGACGCCACGGTGGCGAGGAAGGCGGCCGAGGACCGGAAGAAGGCCGAAGAGGACCGCAAGAAGGCGGAGGAGCAGCAGAAGAAGCTCGCCGCCGAAGAGGCCAAGCGGCAGAAGGCGCTTGCCGAGGCCGAAGCGAAGCTGAAGGAGGCGCAGAGTGCGTACGAAGCGGTCGTCCGCGCCGCGCCCAATACCAGGCCGATCCCCTGA
- the cpaB gene encoding Flp pilus assembly protein CpaB has protein sequence MRNRIFAVLALAVTAGGGLAYATYNYMQSAPVRTVTTPTQPVVVAAADLQLATEIKADDLRIVQWPKGQAPEGAFASPSELIGRGVVSPIVRNEPILPGKLAAKDAGAGLPPVIPPGMRAVSVRVNEVIGVAGYVLPGTHVDVLATASPTQQAQDTTTKVVLTNIPVLTAGTRLEQDRKDGKPVQVNVVTLLVTPEQSERLALASTEGRVQLALRNPLDQGAPDTTGIKTSALMGAAPAQTPAKSVLVASARPRAPRPVAPVVTEAPAPTVEVIRGDKRTNEVIR, from the coding sequence ATGCGCAACCGAATCTTCGCCGTTCTGGCGCTGGCGGTGACCGCAGGAGGCGGTCTCGCCTACGCCACCTACAACTACATGCAGAGCGCGCCGGTGCGGACCGTGACCACGCCGACGCAGCCGGTGGTCGTCGCGGCCGCTGATCTGCAGCTCGCCACCGAGATCAAGGCGGACGACCTGCGGATCGTGCAGTGGCCGAAAGGACAGGCGCCCGAGGGCGCGTTCGCGAGCCCGAGCGAGTTGATCGGCCGCGGCGTGGTGTCCCCCATCGTGCGCAACGAGCCCATCCTGCCGGGCAAGCTCGCGGCCAAGGACGCGGGCGCCGGCCTGCCGCCGGTGATTCCGCCTGGCATGCGTGCCGTGTCGGTGCGCGTCAACGAGGTCATCGGCGTCGCCGGGTACGTGCTGCCCGGCACCCACGTGGACGTGCTCGCCACCGCGAGCCCGACCCAGCAGGCCCAGGACACGACCACGAAGGTCGTCCTCACGAACATCCCGGTGCTGACCGCCGGCACGCGCCTCGAGCAGGACAGGAAGGACGGCAAGCCGGTGCAGGTCAACGTCGTGACGTTGCTCGTCACGCCGGAGCAGTCCGAGCGCCTGGCGCTGGCGAGCACCGAGGGGAGAGTGCAGCTCGCGCTGCGCAACCCGCTCGATCAGGGCGCGCCCGACACCACGGGCATCAAGACGTCCGCGCTGATGGGCGCGGCGCCGGCGCAGACACCCGCGAAGTCGGTGCTCGTCGCCAGCGCGCGCCCGCGCGCGCCGCGACCGGTCGCCCCCGTCGTCACCGAGGCCCCCGCGCCGACCGTCGAGGTCATCCGCGGGGATAAACGTACAAACGAAGTCATTCGCTGA
- a CDS encoding pilus assembly protein produces MRVTTMALNPQPQHADRRKRERGAALLEAAFAIPMLLAIAVGIFEFGRAYQYKQVLTNAAREGARYSVTPNSDPATAKSLVAQYMKNGGLDQCIDAAPCEAYVAVQDAMVGTVPVSTVTVTYPFQFIVLQPITQLLGGGSGVDNSLEMKATAAMRKEGS; encoded by the coding sequence GTGAGGGTGACGACCATGGCGCTGAATCCGCAGCCGCAACACGCCGATCGACGGAAGAGGGAACGCGGCGCGGCCCTGCTCGAGGCCGCCTTCGCCATCCCGATGCTGCTCGCGATCGCGGTCGGCATTTTCGAGTTCGGGCGCGCCTACCAGTACAAGCAGGTGCTGACCAACGCCGCCCGCGAGGGGGCGCGGTATTCCGTGACGCCGAACTCGGATCCGGCGACGGCGAAGAGCCTCGTGGCGCAGTACATGAAGAACGGCGGCCTGGACCAGTGCATCGACGCCGCGCCGTGCGAGGCGTACGTCGCCGTCCAGGATGCCATGGTCGGGACGGTGCCGGTCTCGACCGTCACCGTGACGTATCCGTTTCAATTCATCGTGCTTCAGCCGATCACCCAGCTGCTCGGCGGAGGCTCTGGCGTTGACAACTCACTGGAGATGAAGGCGACAGCTGCCATGCGTAAGGAAGGGTCGTAA
- a CDS encoding prepilin peptidase — protein MMLLAVMAGAGTAAAIDIRTRRIPNVVSAATAALGIALAAAGWSGISIASSMLGFLVGLLLMLPGRLLGATGAGDVKLMAAVGAVLGVERMPLAFVCTAIAGGALAVVIAARRGRLAATIGGTGRIIARQDIGSAGAHNKFSYGPAIAAGALLAAWLGR, from the coding sequence GTGATGCTCCTGGCCGTGATGGCCGGGGCCGGCACCGCGGCGGCGATCGATATCCGCACGCGACGCATCCCGAACGTGGTGTCCGCGGCGACCGCGGCGCTCGGGATCGCGCTGGCGGCGGCGGGGTGGAGCGGCATTTCGATCGCCTCGTCGATGCTCGGGTTTCTCGTCGGCCTGCTGCTGATGCTGCCGGGCCGGCTGCTCGGCGCCACCGGCGCCGGGGACGTAAAGCTGATGGCGGCGGTGGGCGCGGTGCTCGGGGTCGAGCGCATGCCCCTCGCCTTCGTTTGCACGGCAATCGCGGGCGGCGCCCTCGCGGTTGTCATCGCCGCCCGCCGAGGCCGGCTGGCGGCCACGATCGGCGGGACCGGCCGCATCATCGCGCGGCAGGACATCGGGTCCGCCGGGGCGCACAACAAGTTTTCGTACGGGCCCGCGATTGCGGCCGGCGCGTTGCTGGCCGCCTGGCTCGGACGGTGA
- a CDS encoding Flp family type IVb pilin — MSSREEHGQDLLEYALLMALIAIVAVAGVTKVGETINNVFWKTIASSF, encoded by the coding sequence GTGTCCTCGCGCGAGGAGCACGGCCAGGACCTGCTCGAGTACGCGTTGCTCATGGCGCTCATCGCGATCGTGGCCGTGGCCGGTGTCACGAAGGTGGGCGAGACCATCAACAACGTGTTCTGGAAGACCATTGCCAGCAGCTTCTGA
- a CDS encoding Flp family type IVb pilin codes for MLTYLKSFVRDDEGQDLLEYALLVALIALVAVVAVTAAGTSVNDIFTKIAAELAKAA; via the coding sequence ATGTTGACGTACCTGAAATCGTTCGTTCGTGATGACGAAGGCCAGGACCTGCTCGAGTACGCGCTCCTCGTGGCGCTGATCGCGCTGGTCGCCGTTGTCGCCGTCACGGCCGCCGGGACCAGCGTGAACGACATCTTCACGAAGATCGCCGCCGAGCTCGCGAAAGCGGCGTAA
- a CDS encoding Flp family type IVb pilin — MGGSMNRLMNIVKSIVRNDEGQDLLEYALLVALIALVAVVAVTAAGTSVNDIFTKIAAELAKAA; from the coding sequence ATGGGAGGCTCCATGAACCGCCTGATGAACATCGTGAAGTCGATTGTCCGCAATGACGAAGGCCAGGACCTGCTCGAGTACGCGCTTCTCGTGGCGCTGATCGCGCTGGTCGCCGTCGTCGCCGTCACCGCCGCCGGCACGAGCGTGAACGACATCTTCACGAAGATCGCCGCCGAGCTCGCGAAGGCCGCGTAA